The proteins below are encoded in one region of Hordeum vulgare subsp. vulgare chromosome 3H, MorexV3_pseudomolecules_assembly, whole genome shotgun sequence:
- the LOC123443942 gene encoding uncharacterized protein LOC123443942 yields the protein MAEPNALAAAFEKLAKILAESNSNSGAIVPRQEVAQKLEMSPLDMKLEGATNYLSWSRRALLAVEQKELDGHLLGAVDEPGDKTTAEEKRWKVINSVLVGWLFNSVVPSISRFVEGLSTSAEIWKTLSTQYSGKGNFMLIAQIEGKISRLRQGDDMSVMAYVAELQALWAEQDNCDPLELYDAACIESGRKWIARRRVLELLEGLRGCFHGRGASLLHQPLLPTIEETIAAMSQEEVRLSLEHANVKFVPASTFAVTERMEWGDPNKCHICGEVGHWKRECPTRGRGRGYNRGGTGRGRYARGRGGYPWNSGGQLSRGRGGYSGNSGGQRAHMVVEECRGYKPDSRCVGYE from the coding sequence ATGGCTGAACCAAATGCTCTCGCTGCTGCTTTCGAGAAGCTCGCTAAGATCCTCGCGGAGTCCAACTCCAACTCTGGGGCCATCGTTCCTCGACAGGAAGTGGCTCAGAAGCTCGAAATGTCACCCCTGGACATGAAGCTAGAGGGGGCCACAAATTATTTGAGCTGGTCTAGAAGGGCATTGCTGGCTGTGGAACAGAAGGAACTTGATGGGCACTTATTGGGTGCGGTTGATGAACCCGGAGACAAGACTACCGCGGAGGAAAAGCGGTGGAAGGTCATAAACTCTGTGCTTGTTGGCTGGTTGTTCAACTCAGTGGTGCCCTCCATTAGTCGCTTTGTGGAGGGACTATCCACGTCCGCCGAGATATGGAAGACTCTATCCACCCAATACTCAGGCAAGGGTAATTTCATGCTAATTGCTCAGATTGAGGGGAAGATCAGTCGGCTGCGCCAAGGCGATGACATGTCAGTGATGGCATATGTGGCAGAGCTGCAGGCTTTGTGGGCGGAGCAGGATAACTGTGATCCTCTAGAACTCTATGATGCGGCGTGCATCGAGTCAGGGCGCAAGTGGATTGCACGCAGGCGTGTGCTGGAACTGTTGGAAGGCCTCAGAGGTTGCTTTCATGGCAGGGGGGCTTCCCTGTTGCACCAACCTCTCCTGCCAACTATTGAGGAGACTATTGCAGCAATGTCTCAAGAGGAGGTGAGGCTATCTCTTGAGCATGCAAACGTGAAGTTTGTGCCGGCTTCGACATTTGCAGTCACTGAGCGCATGGAGTGGGGAGATCCCAACAAATGTCATATTTGTGGGGAGGTAGGTCATTGGAAGAGGGAATGTCCAACTCGTGGTAGAGGCAGGGGATACAACAGAGGGGGAACTGGCAGAGGCAGGTATGCTCGAGGCAGAGGTGGATACCCATGGAACTCAGGGGGTCAACTTTCTAGGGGCAGAGGTGGCTACTCAGGAAACTCAGGAGGGCAGAGGGCGCATATGGTAGTTGaagagtgtcgtgggtataagcctgacagtagatgtgtagggtacgaatga